Proteins from a genomic interval of Rhipicephalus microplus isolate Deutch F79 chromosome 6, USDA_Rmic, whole genome shotgun sequence:
- the LOC142761623 gene encoding uncharacterized protein LOC142761623, which translates to MHLLFSGGTMVFRKEIALTCVAAALVAVLQLSAAAAPTCSSDSDCSGGQRCVEHFNMSVNSNCDSYKYCIDVSDTSCSCSDGYTCRLMDCPRSPYECLYLEDTTHRCGASNAPVCKEDETCTYVFNLVFCYKCPCYGQFNVTCMMQSSQYPACGPNSIATLYGTEYTCDGCRSASTVLVAPN; encoded by the exons ATGCATCTGTTGTTCAGCGGTGGCACCATGGTCTTCAGGAAGGAAATTGCTCTCACCTGCGTCGCGGCTGCTTTAG TGGCTGTGCtacagttgtctgccgccgccgctcCTACTTGCTCATCG GATTCTGACTGCTCCGGTGGTCAGCGATGCGTCGAGCACTTCAACATGTCGGTGAACTCTAACTGTGACAGCTACAAATACT GTATTGACGTGTCGGATACATCCTGCTCC TGCTCTGATGGCTACACCTGCCGCCTGATGGATTGTCCACGTTCTCCGTATGAAT GTCTCTATTTAGAAGATACCACTCACCGATGTGGTGCATCAAAC GCTCCAGTGTGCAAGGAAGATGAGACTTGCACCTACGTCTTCAATCTAGTTTTTTGCTACAAGTGCCCCTGCTACGGACAGTTCAACGTCACCT GTATGATGCAGAGCAGCCAGTACCCTGCCTGCGGACCAAACAGCATCGCCACGCTGTACGGCACTGAATACACATGTGATGGCTGCAGGTCGGCTAGTACCGTGCTTGTTGCACCCAACTGA